In the Mycolicibacterium thermoresistibile genome, one interval contains:
- a CDS encoding alpha/beta hydrolase, whose translation MVRLDFVGVAFATLFFCLSLTPSLLPRDWMFQGLICGINATIGYGLGVLVGKIGHRFALRQRHWWPPSKRVRYLAQTAVVAVSVTVGMLMLIQAAAWQRQVSELMGMTGPTTLGYLRTLVVAVLVAAALIGVSRLLLELIRALAQWQIRRWHVNDEIAFFIGTAVVVVLLITLINGVLLRGFIAGAGRVFQPQNASTQAGVEQPTVPERSGSPESFAPWDTLGYQGRNFVGTGPDAAELTALNGRPAKEPIRLYAGLATADTTQGRLDVLLSEMQRTRVQDRQLLVIIPTTGTGWVDPVAARAIESMYNGDTALVAMQYSYLPSWISFVADQQTSMDAGRAMVHAIHERWSQWPENRRPKLVLYGESLGSMAGQAAFEYLPDIVQMEFSAVLWVGPPNASPLWRAVTARRDPGTPQVAPRYDNGRTVRFSEAANPEQVAADTAAPWEGTRVLFLQHPSDPVTWWSPDLLFERPDWLVEPPGYDRTTAMRWYPIVTFWQVGFDIFNAAAMPPGHGHNYSDTQLDGWVAVIAPDGWTAADTERIRRSMQQAMASGSPEFE comes from the coding sequence ATGGTGCGGCTGGACTTCGTCGGGGTGGCGTTCGCGACGCTGTTCTTCTGCCTGTCGCTCACCCCGTCGCTGCTGCCGCGGGACTGGATGTTCCAGGGACTGATCTGCGGCATCAACGCCACCATCGGCTACGGCCTCGGGGTGCTCGTCGGGAAGATCGGCCACCGCTTCGCGCTGCGCCAGCGGCACTGGTGGCCACCGTCGAAACGGGTGCGGTACCTGGCCCAGACCGCGGTCGTCGCGGTGTCGGTGACGGTCGGTATGTTGATGCTGATCCAGGCGGCCGCGTGGCAGCGGCAGGTGTCCGAACTGATGGGGATGACCGGCCCCACCACCCTGGGCTACCTGCGCACACTGGTCGTCGCGGTGCTTGTCGCCGCCGCCCTGATCGGGGTGTCGCGGCTGCTGCTCGAGCTGATCAGAGCGTTGGCGCAGTGGCAGATCCGACGGTGGCACGTCAACGACGAGATCGCCTTCTTCATCGGCACCGCAGTGGTGGTGGTGCTGTTGATCACGCTCATCAACGGGGTGCTGCTGCGTGGTTTCATCGCCGGGGCCGGCCGCGTGTTCCAGCCGCAGAACGCCAGCACCCAGGCCGGGGTGGAACAGCCGACCGTGCCGGAACGGTCCGGCAGCCCGGAGTCGTTCGCGCCGTGGGACACCCTGGGCTATCAGGGCCGAAACTTCGTCGGCACCGGGCCGGACGCCGCTGAGCTCACCGCGCTCAACGGCCGCCCCGCCAAGGAGCCGATCCGCCTCTACGCCGGGCTGGCCACCGCCGACACCACCCAGGGCCGGCTCGATGTGCTGCTCAGCGAGATGCAGCGCACCCGCGTGCAGGACCGCCAACTGCTGGTCATCATCCCCACCACCGGCACCGGCTGGGTGGATCCGGTGGCCGCGCGGGCGATCGAATCGATGTACAACGGCGACACCGCGCTGGTGGCCATGCAGTATTCGTATCTGCCCAGCTGGATCTCGTTCGTCGCCGACCAGCAGACCTCGATGGACGCCGGACGGGCGATGGTGCACGCGATCCACGAACGCTGGTCGCAGTGGCCCGAGAACCGCCGCCCGAAGCTGGTGCTCTACGGCGAGAGCCTGGGCTCGATGGCCGGCCAGGCCGCGTTCGAATACCTTCCCGACATCGTGCAGATGGAGTTCTCCGCGGTGCTGTGGGTGGGCCCGCCCAACGCCAGCCCGCTGTGGCGGGCGGTGACCGCCCGCCGTGATCCCGGCACCCCGCAGGTGGCGCCGCGCTACGACAACGGGCGCACGGTGCGGTTCTCCGAGGCGGCGAACCCCGAGCAGGTGGCCGCCGACACCGCCGCGCCGTGGGAGGGCACCCGGGTGCTGTTCCTGCAGCACCCATCCGATCCGGTGACGTGGTGGTCGCCGGACCTGCTGTTCGAACGCCCGGACTGGCTGGTGGAACCGCCCGGATACGACCGCACCACAGCCATGCGCTGGTACCCGATCGTGACGTTCTGGCAGGTCGGGTTCGACATCTTCAACGCGGCGGCCATGCCGCCCGGACACGGGCACAATTACAGCGACACCCAACTCGACGGCTGGGTCGCGGTGATCGCCCCGGACGGCTGGACCGCCGCCGACACCGAACGGATCCGCCGGTCGATGCAACAGGCCATGGCCTCCGGCAGCCCCGAATTCGAATGA